The Niabella beijingensis genomic interval TACTTTGCTGTGTAAGCGTTACGGCGCTGCCATCCCGCCACTTTGTTTTTAACTGGTTGCCACTATAGATATTTAAATACAACCCGTCCTTACCCATACTATACATATAGTCGCCCACTTCTGCTATGGTTCGTACCAGGTTGGGCGGACAACAATTGGATAAGCCGATATAGGGCACACGTCCGCCGCTCCATCGCAACTGGTAGGGGTAATTTTTTGCTGCGGCCAGCGGATTGGTATAAAAATAATTCTTTCCATCCAGGCTCACCCCACTCAGCACACTGTTATAAAGCGCCAGCTCCACCACATTCATATACTGCTCTTTCCCCGTCAGCAGGAACATCCGCCAGTTCCAGAGCACGTTGCCGATATTGGCGCAGGTCTCATTATGGGCGCTCAGATTCGGTAACTGATAGTCCCGGCCATAGGACTGGTGTACTTTCTGCACCGTATCCGGATTGTAAGAAGTACCATCCACAGAGACGCCATCGTATAACGCGCCGCAGCCTCCGGTTACATACATCTTTGTATTGATGACATTATTCCATAACTGATCCAATGTATGTTTTAAACTTCTGTCACCATTTTCCGCGTACAGGTCCGCCACTCCTGCCATCAGGTAGTTAGCCCTTACGGCATGCCCAACTACTTTTTCCATCTCCCGGAAGGGTGCCCGGTCGCTGTTATCGTCCGTGCCTTCCACCGTGCCGCGGATATCGATCAGCTTTTTCAGCAGATCAAGATATTTTTGCTGTTGTGTGGTCCGGTATAACTCGGCCAGTCCCATATAATGTGAAGGACAGATCGCGTTACGCGCCTGTTCCGGCGTAGCGGTGTTGTAAAAACCGATCAGGAAATCCGCTGCTTTAACAGCAATATTCAGCAGGCTGGTTTTACCGGTAGCACGAAAATGCACACAGGCCGCGGTCATCAGGTGCCCGAAATTATAGGCCTCAAAACTGAGCTTATCATCAAACATCTTCTGTGCACCGCTTTGCTGCTGTTCGATGATATTCTTTGTATAGATATATCCGTCTGCCCGCTGTGCTTTACCGATCACCGCTATAGCCTTCTCCAGCCACTGATCCAGTTGCGGATCTTTTGTAACCGCATACATAGCGGCCAGTGCTTCCAGGGTCTTATAAAAATCGCCATCATG includes:
- a CDS encoding aceric acid hydrolase is translated as MKKYFLIVCVILCNISAAVYAQKGLVNTGKSPYVALSTVGLGDVRFTNGFWAERFAVCRDEMVPALWRTYTSDTICYAFQNFRIAAGLDTGSFRGPSFHDGDFYKTLEALAAMYAVTKDPQLDQWLEKAIAVIGKAQRADGYIYTKNIIEQQQSGAQKMFDDKLSFEAYNFGHLMTAACVHFRATGKTSLLNIAVKAADFLIGFYNTATPEQARNAICPSHYMGLAELYRTTQQQKYLDLLKKLIDIRGTVEGTDDNSDRAPFREMEKVVGHAVRANYLMAGVADLYAENGDRSLKHTLDQLWNNVINTKMYVTGGCGALYDGVSVDGTSYNPDTVQKVHQSYGRDYQLPNLSAHNETCANIGNVLWNWRMFLLTGKEQYMNVVELALYNSVLSGVSLDGKNYFYTNPLAAAKNYPYQLRWSGGRVPYIGLSNCCPPNLVRTIAEVGDYMYSMGKDGLYLNIYSGNQLKTKWRDGSAVTLTQQSNYPWDGNVTITVQKAPAAMPIHLRIPAWCKTAVIKYNGIAQRVTGGQYIGLDKNWKTGDKIELILEMPVQLMESNPLVEETRNQVAVKRGPVVYCLESPDYIGGAITQVLIPSGIKWSPVPVTLARATFMALTGTARRIPNENWKHTLYREVNREQQPVMVKLIPYYAWANRGPSDMRVWLPLVR